The Hyphomonadaceae bacterium ML37 genome includes a region encoding these proteins:
- a CDS encoding Mrp/NBP35 family ATP-binding protein gives MTDALSKALSDVIDPATGATLGAADRVGGLDLRDGVATIVLRPGPQGEDINALRAAVASALEGRDGVTRTRVIIETQLSAGPKAKPKAAPTPARAPARRIIAVASGKGGVGKSTVAANLAGACVKLGLKTGLMDADIYGPSAPRIFGLSDAPGLRKTDAGIQPLEAHGVKLVSMGFLVGERDPVVWRGPMVTGAIRQFLNEVDWGDLDVLIIDMPPGTGDAQLAIAQGTPISGVVIVSTPQTLALDDARKAVALFDRTEIPILGIIENMSFFLCPHCGEGTEIFGRGGARAEAELIGAPFLGEIPLHPELREASDAGRLVASGDGPVAKAFLRAAEAMLLNVDAAHRPAPDIVFVS, from the coding sequence ATGACCGACGCCCTGTCCAAAGCCCTGAGTGACGTCATCGACCCGGCGACCGGCGCTACGCTGGGCGCTGCAGACCGCGTCGGCGGTCTCGACCTGCGTGACGGCGTGGCCACCATCGTCCTGCGGCCCGGGCCTCAGGGCGAAGACATCAACGCCCTGCGCGCCGCTGTGGCGTCCGCCCTGGAGGGCCGGGACGGCGTCACGCGCACGCGGGTGATCATCGAGACCCAGTTGTCCGCTGGCCCGAAAGCCAAACCCAAAGCGGCCCCTACCCCGGCGCGCGCCCCGGCCCGGCGCATCATCGCCGTGGCGTCGGGCAAGGGCGGTGTGGGCAAGTCCACGGTGGCGGCCAATCTGGCCGGCGCCTGCGTCAAGCTGGGGCTCAAGACCGGGCTGATGGACGCCGATATCTATGGCCCCAGCGCGCCACGCATCTTCGGCCTGTCCGACGCCCCGGGCCTGCGCAAGACCGATGCCGGCATCCAGCCGCTGGAGGCGCATGGCGTGAAGCTGGTCTCCATGGGATTTCTGGTGGGCGAACGCGATCCCGTCGTCTGGCGCGGCCCCATGGTGACCGGCGCGATCCGGCAATTCCTCAACGAGGTGGACTGGGGCGATCTCGACGTCCTGATCATCGACATGCCGCCGGGCACGGGCGACGCCCAGCTCGCGATCGCGCAAGGTACGCCCATTTCCGGCGTGGTGATCGTCTCCACGCCCCAGACGCTGGCGCTGGATGATGCGCGCAAGGCGGTGGCGCTGTTTGACCGCACCGAGATTCCGATTCTCGGGATCATCGAGAATATGAGCTTCTTCCTTTGCCCCCATTGCGGCGAGGGCACCGAGATATTCGGGCGCGGCGGCGCGCGCGCCGAAGCCGAGCTGATCGGCGCGCCCTTCCTGGGTGAAATCCCGCTGCATCCCGAACTGCGCGAAGCGTCGGACGCCGGGCGTCTGGTGGCCAGCGGCGACGGGCCAGTGGCCAAGGCGTTTCTGCGCGCGGCCGAGGCGATGTTGCTGAATGTGGATGCAGCGCATCGTCCGGCGCCGGACATTGTCTTCGTGTCCTGA
- a CDS encoding prolyl oligopeptidase family serine peptidase has protein sequence MKHLFAAAAACGLLAAAAGAQPISVEDIARVPNIQSASLSADGSTLAAIIAAPGSNNEDTALATWDLDAPETGPIITPSGDRMKFIAAFALKAERVLVFGRQEFTGALEGCGEGRTTGTTRTFLFRPYLTDVSHSRFDEAFAGSSRRLGVSPQVQRCLEIAGSASLLSTLPLDPENVLIQRINSLTLAADIYRYNLRTGATELTLRTSGGASPGLFNPRTGAPMTQVQFQGIDGGDYEQRILIADPQTGAFEIHDALTTRISDRYNVNITGYDEASGRFYVTTDLFSDLAAIYWYDPVARQFSDEPILAHPDFSALGVVLGTRPGDFNQLLGFAYSGPRNEIFWIDPEMRAIQEGLEAAFPGQHVTIEDYNDGRTRVLFTTESAQHAPAYHLLHERSRVQTLGVSRPWISPEQLGEQRFVSYTARDGLEIPAILDLPPGWTEGDAPLPAIVMPHGGPWVRDYTGWDTSGWTQFLTSRGYAVLRPNFRGSTGHGRALWLAGDAQWGLTMQDDKDDGMAWLVEQGIADADRLAIFGYSYGGFAAAAAVVRDDAPYQCAIAGAPVTNLARLGNTWSENRIQRLRQGQTVTGLDPARNTSDARLPVLVFHGDRDVRVPLFHGTDFYNAVRGQVEARMVVIPDMPHQMPWYPSHYRVMMPEIEQFLSGPCGM, from the coding sequence ATGAAACATCTATTCGCCGCCGCGGCAGCGTGCGGCCTGCTGGCGGCCGCCGCCGGCGCCCAGCCCATCAGTGTCGAGGACATCGCCCGCGTCCCGAACATCCAGTCCGCCTCGCTCAGCGCTGACGGCAGCACGCTCGCCGCCATCATCGCCGCGCCCGGCAGCAATAACGAAGACACGGCGCTGGCGACCTGGGATCTTGATGCGCCCGAGACCGGCCCGATCATCACGCCCAGCGGCGACCGGATGAAATTCATCGCCGCCTTCGCGCTGAAGGCCGAGCGCGTGCTGGTCTTCGGACGGCAGGAATTTACCGGCGCGCTTGAAGGCTGCGGCGAAGGCCGCACCACGGGCACGACCCGCACCTTCCTGTTCCGCCCCTACCTGACCGATGTGAGCCATTCGCGATTTGACGAGGCGTTCGCCGGCTCCTCCCGGCGCCTCGGCGTCAGCCCGCAGGTCCAGCGCTGCCTTGAAATTGCAGGCTCGGCGTCCTTGCTGAGCACCCTTCCGCTGGATCCCGAAAACGTGCTGATCCAGCGAATCAACTCGCTCACGCTGGCGGCCGACATCTATCGCTACAATTTGCGCACCGGCGCGACCGAGCTGACGCTGCGCACGTCCGGCGGCGCGTCGCCCGGCCTGTTCAACCCGCGCACCGGCGCGCCGATGACCCAGGTTCAGTTCCAGGGCATTGACGGCGGCGACTATGAACAGCGCATCCTGATCGCCGACCCGCAAACCGGCGCGTTCGAGATCCATGACGCGCTGACCACACGCATCTCCGACCGGTATAACGTCAACATCACAGGCTATGACGAGGCCAGCGGCCGGTTCTACGTCACCACCGACCTGTTTTCCGATCTGGCGGCGATCTACTGGTATGACCCAGTCGCGCGGCAGTTCAGTGACGAGCCGATCCTGGCGCATCCCGACTTCAGCGCTCTGGGGGTGGTGCTCGGAACCCGCCCCGGCGACTTCAACCAGCTGCTCGGCTTCGCCTATTCGGGACCGCGCAACGAGATTTTTTGGATCGATCCGGAAATGCGGGCCATCCAGGAAGGGCTTGAAGCCGCGTTCCCCGGTCAGCACGTGACCATCGAAGACTACAATGATGGCCGCACCCGCGTCCTGTTCACCACCGAAAGCGCACAGCATGCGCCCGCCTATCACCTCCTGCACGAGCGCAGCCGGGTGCAGACGCTGGGCGTGTCGCGCCCGTGGATCAGCCCGGAACAGTTGGGCGAGCAGCGCTTTGTCAGCTACACCGCCCGCGACGGGCTGGAGATTCCGGCGATCCTTGACCTGCCGCCGGGCTGGACCGAGGGCGACGCCCCCCTGCCCGCCATCGTCATGCCCCATGGCGGACCCTGGGTGCGCGACTATACCGGCTGGGACACGTCGGGCTGGACGCAGTTCCTGACCTCGCGCGGCTATGCCGTGCTGCGCCCGAACTTCCGCGGCTCCACCGGTCATGGCCGGGCGCTCTGGCTGGCCGGTGACGCCCAGTGGGGCCTGACCATGCAGGACGACAAGGATGACGGCATGGCCTGGCTGGTCGAGCAGGGCATCGCCGACGCGGACCGTCTCGCCATCTTCGGCTATTCCTATGGCGGGTTCGCCGCCGCCGCCGCCGTGGTGCGCGACGATGCGCCCTATCAATGCGCCATCGCCGGGGCGCCGGTGACCAATCTCGCCCGGCTGGGCAATACCTGGAGCGAGAACCGCATCCAGCGCCTGCGCCAGGGCCAGACCGTGACCGGGCTTGATCCGGCGCGCAACACCAGCGACGCCCGCCTGCCGGTTCTGGTGTTCCACGGCGACCGGGACGTGCGCGTGCCGCTGTTCC
- the ribH gene encoding 6,7-dimethyl-8-ribityllumazine synthase, giving the protein MTDTPRVLIVAAPFYEDITEQLLEGARAALDAAGASHDTIMVPGAFEIPGAIAMSWLGDEPYDAYVALGCVIRGETSHYDYVCGESARGLMDLSLSGVALGYGVLTVENIRQARDRAHVDQKNKGKDAAEAALAMSALKQKFSPQ; this is encoded by the coding sequence ATGACTGACACTCCCCGCGTCCTGATCGTGGCCGCGCCGTTCTATGAAGACATCACCGAACAGCTGCTGGAGGGCGCGCGCGCCGCGCTGGACGCCGCCGGCGCGTCTCATGACACCATCATGGTGCCCGGCGCGTTCGAGATTCCCGGCGCCATCGCCATGTCGTGGCTCGGTGACGAGCCCTATGACGCCTATGTGGCGCTGGGCTGCGTGATCCGTGGCGAGACCAGCCATTATGATTACGTGTGCGGTGAAAGCGCGCGCGGCCTTATGGATCTCAGCCTGTCCGGCGTGGCGCTGGGCTATGGCGTTTTGACGGTGGAGAATATCCGCCAGGCCCGCGATCGCGCCCATGTGGACCAGAAGAACAAGGGCAAGGACGCGGCTGAAGCCGCGCTTGCAATGTCTGCGCTCAAGCAGAAGTTCTCGCCGCAATGA
- the hemA gene encoding 5-aminolevulinate synthase, with the protein MDYRNAFKASVARVRAEGRYRVFANLRRVRGQFPRAHWRTPEGDVRDVVVWCSNDYLGMGQSPCVTGAMKQAIDDVGAGAGGTRNISGTTNYHVELEQSLADLHHKESALLFTSGYISNQATLSTLGKILPGLIMFSDALNHASMIEGVRQSGCEKHVWRHNDVAHLEALLKAAPADAPKLIALESVYSMDGDIGPLEAVCDLADKYNALTYLDEVHAVGLYGLRGGGIAERDGLLDRFDIIEGTLGKAFGLMGGYIAADSVIIDAVRSMAPGFIFTTSLAPAIAAGARASVEYLKSAYRLREAHQERAAQLKRRLSDAGIPVMANETHIVPVHVGDPVLCKRMTDALLEDHGIYVQPINYPTVPRGGERMRFTPTPMHDDAMLDALVEALRDVYARHAGVKVA; encoded by the coding sequence ATGGATTATCGCAACGCCTTCAAAGCCTCTGTCGCACGGGTTCGCGCCGAGGGCCGTTACCGGGTCTTCGCTAATCTGCGCCGGGTGCGCGGACAATTCCCGCGCGCGCACTGGCGCACGCCCGAGGGCGATGTGCGCGACGTGGTGGTGTGGTGCTCGAACGATTATCTTGGCATGGGCCAGAGCCCGTGCGTCACCGGCGCCATGAAGCAGGCCATCGACGATGTCGGCGCTGGCGCGGGCGGCACGCGCAATATCTCGGGCACGACAAATTACCATGTCGAACTGGAGCAATCGCTGGCCGATCTGCACCATAAGGAATCAGCGCTCCTTTTCACCTCCGGCTATATCTCCAACCAGGCGACGCTCTCCACCCTGGGCAAGATCTTGCCCGGGCTGATCATGTTCTCTGACGCGCTCAACCACGCCTCCATGATCGAGGGCGTGCGCCAGTCGGGGTGCGAGAAGCATGTCTGGCGTCACAATGATGTCGCGCATCTCGAAGCGCTGCTTAAGGCCGCCCCGGCCGATGCCCCGAAATTGATCGCTCTTGAGTCGGTCTATTCCATGGACGGCGATATCGGCCCGCTCGAAGCGGTCTGTGATCTGGCCGACAAATACAATGCGCTCACCTATCTCGATGAAGTGCACGCGGTCGGCCTCTACGGCCTGCGCGGAGGCGGCATCGCCGAGCGCGACGGCCTGCTCGACCGCTTTGACATCATCGAGGGCACGCTGGGCAAGGCGTTCGGCCTGATGGGCGGCTATATCGCGGCGGACTCGGTGATCATCGACGCCGTGCGCTCCATGGCGCCCGGCTTCATCTTCACCACCTCGCTGGCGCCGGCCATTGCGGCGGGCGCCCGGGCGAGCGTGGAATATCTCAAGAGCGCCTATCGCCTGCGCGAGGCGCACCAGGAACGCGCTGCGCAGCTGAAGCGCCGTCTGTCCGACGCCGGCATCCCGGTCATGGCCAATGAGACCCATATCGTGCCGGTGCATGTCGGCGATCCGGTGCTGTGCAAGCGCATGACCGACGCGCTGCTGGAAGATCACGGCATCTACGTCCAGCCCATCAACTATCCCACCGTCCCGCGGGGCGGGGAGCGCATGCGCTTCACGCCGACCCCCATGCACGATGATGCGATGCTGGATGCGCTGGTTGAGGCGTTGCGCGATGTCTATGCGCGCCACGCCGGGGTCAAAGTGGCCTGA
- the mmsB gene encoding 3-hydroxyisobutyrate dehydrogenase, translating into MAEIAFIGLGNMGGGMASNLVKAGHRVRAFDLNPAAVAHLATKGAHPTGSLAEAVSGADAVVTMLPAGQHVRKVYTGEDGVLAHASAKAVLMDCSTIDVESAADVGKIATAQGFAFVDAPVSGGMAAADAGTLTFMVGGPEAAFAKAEPYLGDMGKAVIRAGDAGAGQAAKICNNMLLAIHMIGTCEAMNMAIRLGLDPQSFFDIASRSSGQNWSLTSYCPVPGIVPAAPSNRDYQPGFAAPMMLKDLMLAMEAARTADAHTPLGAHAAEIYQRFVDMGGDRLDFSGVIKMIAGENLL; encoded by the coding sequence ATGGCGGAGATCGCGTTTATCGGGCTTGGCAATATGGGTGGCGGCATGGCCTCCAACCTGGTCAAGGCGGGCCACCGCGTGCGCGCCTTTGACCTTAATCCGGCCGCGGTGGCGCATCTGGCCACCAAAGGCGCCCATCCGACCGGCTCGCTGGCCGAGGCGGTGTCGGGGGCCGACGCGGTGGTGACCATGCTTCCCGCCGGTCAGCATGTGCGCAAGGTCTATACTGGCGAAGACGGCGTATTGGCCCATGCCTCCGCGAAGGCGGTCCTGATGGACTGCTCCACCATCGACGTGGAAAGCGCGGCCGACGTGGGCAAGATCGCCACTGCACAAGGCTTCGCCTTTGTCGACGCGCCGGTCTCCGGCGGCATGGCTGCGGCGGATGCCGGTACGCTGACCTTCATGGTTGGCGGGCCGGAAGCGGCCTTCGCGAAAGCCGAACCCTATCTGGGCGATATGGGCAAGGCGGTGATCCGCGCCGGGGACGCCGGAGCCGGGCAGGCGGCCAAGATCTGCAACAACATGCTGCTGGCCATTCATATGATCGGCACGTGCGAAGCCATGAACATGGCGATCCGCCTGGGCCTTGATCCGCAGAGCTTCTTTGATATCGCCTCCAGATCGTCGGGCCAGAACTGGTCGCTCACCAGCTATTGCCCGGTGCCGGGCATCGTGCCGGCCGCGCCGTCGAACCGGGACTACCAGCCCGGCTTCGCCGCGCCGATGATGCTCAAGGATCTGATGCTCGCCATGGAAGCGGCGCGCACAGCTGACGCCCACACGCCGCTGGGGGCCCATGCAGCCGAGATTTATCAGCGCTTTGTGGATATGGGCGGCGACCGGCTTGATTTTTCCGGCGTGATCAAAATGATCGCAGGCGAGAATCTGCTCTGA
- the ribB gene encoding 3,4-dihydroxy-2-butanone-4-phosphate synthase produces MSELSASSPLSPITDIIEDARQGRMFILVDAEDRENEGDLVIPAQFAGPEAVNFMAKHGRGLICLTLTRARADQLKLPLMSARNQPRHTTNFTVSIEAREGVSTGISAHDRALTIATAVNPARDAEDIVSPGHVFPLVARDGGVLVRAGHTEAAVDIARLAGCNPSGVICEIMNEDGTMARLPDLVAFAQFHGLKIGAIADLIAYRRQHDRFVERRLDTEVTTRWGGPFRLTVFRSLVDDVEHVAISRGEMRADQPVLVRMHKVSFAEDVLGAVGGRSGLVEESIAALEAHDGPSVMVFIRETHRSAITERFGAAPADAPDQREARRLREYGVGAQILLDLGVRQMILLTTAPQTIVGLDGYGLQVVEQRDLEGARHD; encoded by the coding sequence GTGAGCGAGCTGTCCGCATCATCGCCGCTATCGCCCATCACCGACATCATCGAGGATGCGCGCCAGGGGCGCATGTTCATCCTGGTGGATGCCGAGGACCGGGAGAATGAGGGCGATCTCGTCATCCCGGCCCAGTTCGCCGGGCCTGAAGCGGTCAATTTCATGGCTAAGCATGGCCGCGGCCTGATCTGCCTGACGCTCACCAGGGCAAGGGCCGACCAACTCAAGCTGCCGCTGATGAGCGCGCGCAACCAGCCTCGCCACACCACCAATTTCACTGTGTCGATCGAAGCGCGCGAGGGCGTCTCGACGGGTATCTCGGCCCATGACCGCGCCCTGACCATCGCCACGGCGGTCAATCCGGCCAGGGACGCTGAAGACATCGTGTCGCCCGGCCACGTGTTTCCGCTGGTGGCGCGCGACGGCGGCGTGCTGGTGCGGGCAGGGCATACCGAGGCGGCGGTCGACATAGCCCGCCTCGCAGGCTGCAACCCGTCCGGCGTGATCTGCGAGATCATGAATGAAGACGGCACCATGGCGCGCCTGCCCGATCTGGTGGCGTTCGCCCAGTTTCACGGCCTCAAGATCGGCGCCATCGCCGACCTCATCGCCTATCGCCGCCAGCATGACCGCTTTGTCGAGCGCCGGCTCGACACCGAAGTCACAACGCGCTGGGGCGGGCCGTTCCGCCTGACGGTCTTCCGCTCCCTCGTCGATGATGTGGAGCACGTGGCGATCTCGCGCGGTGAAATGCGCGCCGACCAGCCGGTTCTGGTGCGCATGCACAAGGTCAGCTTCGCCGAGGATGTTCTGGGCGCCGTGGGCGGCCGCAGTGGCCTCGTCGAAGAAAGCATCGCCGCGCTGGAAGCTCATGACGGCCCGAGCGTCATGGTGTTCATCCGCGAGACCCACCGCTCGGCGATTACAGAACGTTTCGGCGCCGCGCCCGCCGACGCGCCTGATCAGCGCGAGGCGCGGCGGCTGCGCGAATATGGCGTGGGCGCGCAGATCCTGCTGGATCTCGGAGTGCGGCAGATGATCCTTCTGACCACTGCGCCGCAAACCATCGTCGGACTTGACGGATACGGCCTGCAGGTCGTTGAACAGCGCGATCTTGAAGGAGCCCGCCATGACTGA
- a CDS encoding serine hydroxymethyltransferase, whose amino-acid sequence MADAHASDTTTSFFTTPLNAADPELADAISREIRRQQEQVELIASENIVSRAVLEAQGSPLTNKYAEGYPGKRYYGGCEFVDIAEELAISRAKQLFNCAYVNVQPNSGSQANQAVFLALLKPGDKILGLDLAAGGHLTHGARPNMSGKWFEAHAYGVREDNALIDYDALRETARQVRPQMIIAGGSAYPRIIDFKAFREIADEVGAYLLVDMAHFAGLVAGGAYPSPLEHAHVCTTTTHKTLRGPRGGMILSNDLDLGKKFNSAVFPGMQGGPLMHVIAAKAVAFGEALRPEFKAYARDVIDNCRAMGGALTEAGFALVSGGTDSHLVLVDLRPKSLTGDISEAALERAHITCNKNGVPFDPAKPTVTSGLRIGSPAGTTRGFGAAEFRRIGEMMAEVLDALSASNDGDAAVEARVRDEVIALCRRFPIYPELG is encoded by the coding sequence ATGGCTGACGCGCACGCGAGCGATACAACGACCTCGTTTTTCACCACGCCTCTGAACGCCGCTGATCCCGAGCTCGCCGATGCGATTTCGCGCGAGATTCGCCGCCAGCAAGAGCAGGTCGAGCTGATTGCGTCAGAGAACATTGTCAGCCGTGCGGTCCTTGAGGCGCAGGGTTCGCCGCTGACCAACAAGTATGCCGAGGGCTATCCGGGCAAGCGCTATTATGGCGGCTGTGAGTTTGTCGACATCGCCGAAGAGCTGGCAATCTCGCGCGCCAAACAGCTGTTCAACTGCGCTTACGTGAACGTGCAGCCCAATTCGGGCAGCCAGGCCAATCAGGCGGTGTTTCTGGCGCTGCTGAAGCCCGGCGACAAGATTCTGGGCCTGGATCTGGCAGCCGGCGGTCATTTGACCCATGGCGCGCGTCCGAACATGTCCGGCAAGTGGTTTGAAGCCCATGCCTATGGCGTGCGCGAGGACAATGCGCTGATCGACTACGACGCCCTGCGCGAGACGGCCCGCCAGGTGCGGCCCCAGATGATCATTGCGGGCGGCTCGGCCTATCCGCGCATCATCGACTTCAAGGCCTTCCGCGAGATCGCCGACGAGGTCGGCGCCTACCTGCTGGTGGACATGGCCCACTTCGCCGGTCTGGTCGCGGGCGGCGCCTATCCAAGCCCGCTTGAGCACGCCCATGTGTGCACCACGACCACCCACAAGACCCTGCGCGGCCCGCGCGGCGGCATGATCCTGTCCAATGACCTGGATCTCGGCAAAAAGTTCAACTCGGCCGTCTTCCCGGGCATGCAGGGCGGGCCGCTCATGCATGTCATCGCCGCCAAGGCGGTGGCGTTCGGCGAGGCGCTGCGCCCTGAGTTCAAAGCCTATGCCCGCGACGTCATCGACAACTGCCGCGCCATGGGCGGCGCGCTGACCGAGGCCGGTTTTGCTCTGGTCTCAGGCGGGACGGACAGCCATCTCGTGCTGGTCGATCTGCGGCCCAAATCGCTGACCGGCGATATCTCCGAAGCTGCGCTGGAGCGCGCCCACATCACCTGCAACAAAAACGGCGTGCCGTTCGACCCGGCCAAGCCCACCGTGACCTCAGGTCTGCGAATCGGCTCGCCCGCCGGCACGACGCGCGGCTTTGGCGCGGCGGAGTTCCGCCGCATCGGCGAGATGATGGCCGAAGTGCTTGACGCTCTGAGCGCCTCCAATGACGGTGACGCCGCCGTCGAAGCGCGCGTGCGTGACGAGGTGATCGCCCTGTGCCGGCGCTTCCCGATCTATCCCGAGCTGGGTTGA
- a CDS encoding riboflavin synthase → MFTGIVTEIGRVVALEDGPVRRATIASAYAPDGIALGASISHDGACLTVVSVEPHGAGARHVVEISPETLARTTLGGWQAGTKINLERALKMGDELGGHIVQGHVDGVGEVLERTDEDGWMRLRIAAPEAVAGFIAEKGSIAVDGVSLTVNAVDGAAFDLMIIPHTSQVTTLSRLQKGAHVNLEVDVMARYAARLIEFRPSGNVS, encoded by the coding sequence ATGTTCACCGGGATCGTCACCGAGATCGGGCGCGTCGTCGCCCTTGAGGATGGCCCGGTGCGCCGCGCGACCATCGCCAGCGCCTATGCGCCGGACGGGATCGCGCTTGGCGCTTCGATCAGCCATGACGGCGCCTGCCTGACCGTGGTGTCGGTGGAGCCACACGGCGCCGGCGCGCGCCACGTGGTGGAGATCTCGCCGGAGACCCTGGCCCGCACCACACTGGGCGGCTGGCAGGCCGGGACAAAGATCAATCTCGAGCGCGCCCTGAAAATGGGCGACGAGCTGGGCGGACATATCGTCCAGGGCCATGTGGACGGGGTGGGCGAGGTGCTCGAGCGTACCGACGAGGATGGCTGGATGCGCCTGCGTATCGCTGCGCCCGAGGCTGTGGCGGGTTTCATCGCGGAGAAGGGCTCCATCGCCGTGGATGGCGTCTCGCTGACGGTCAACGCCGTCGACGGTGCAGCCTTCGATCTCATGATTATTCCGCACACTTCTCAGGTCACTACCCTGTCCCGCCTGCAGAAGGGAGCGCATGTGAACCTTGAGGTCGATGTGATGGCGCGCTACGCCGCTCGCCTGATTGAATTCCGCCCGTCAGGAAATGTGTCGTGA
- the nrdR gene encoding transcriptional regulator NrdR — translation MRCPFCGHHDTQVKDSRPAEDGGSIRRRRQCPSCGARFTTFERVQLRDLHVIKSDGKREAFERDKLMKSVLLATQKRSIDRDRIEQMISGIVRRLESGGDPDVPSKQIGRLVMDGLRALDTVAYVRYASVYKDFREVEDFATFIKGERLMGKEAPASDAAAPDESRDEDSA, via the coding sequence GTGCGCTGCCCGTTTTGCGGTCATCATGACACCCAGGTGAAGGATTCGCGTCCGGCGGAGGATGGCGGGTCCATCCGCCGCCGGCGCCAGTGCCCGTCCTGCGGCGCACGCTTTACCACGTTCGAGCGGGTGCAGCTGCGCGATCTGCACGTGATCAAGTCCGACGGAAAGCGCGAGGCGTTCGAGCGCGACAAGCTGATGAAATCGGTGCTGCTGGCCACCCAGAAGCGCTCCATTGACCGCGACCGGATCGAGCAGATGATCTCAGGCATTGTCCGCCGGCTGGAAAGCGGCGGCGATCCGGATGTGCCGTCCAAGCAGATCGGCCGGCTGGTCATGGACGGGCTGCGCGCCCTCGATACCGTGGCCTATGTGCGCTACGCCTCGGTCTACAAAGACTTCCGCGAAGTCGAGGATTTCGCCACCTTCATCAAGGGTGAGCGCCTGATGGGCAAGGAGGCTCCGGCCTCTGATGCGGCTGCGCCGGACGAGTCCCGGGACGAGGACAGCGCATGA
- a CDS encoding MucR family transcriptional regulator, with amino-acid sequence MSEDTFPAVDNEELMRMTTDIVASFLTHNSVPAESVPEMIKSVHATMKEISGGEAKPEPKAKPAVPISKSVTDDYIVCLEDGKKLKMLKRYLRSQYDMSPDDYRRKWGLPADYPMVAPNYSKRRSEFAKEIGLGRGGRKK; translated from the coding sequence GTGAGCGAAGACACATTCCCCGCCGTCGACAATGAAGAGCTGATGCGGATGACGACCGACATTGTGGCGTCTTTCCTGACCCACAATTCGGTGCCCGCCGAAAGCGTGCCCGAGATGATCAAGTCGGTTCACGCCACCATGAAAGAAATTTCCGGCGGCGAAGCCAAGCCCGAGCCGAAGGCGAAGCCCGCTGTTCCGATCTCGAAGTCTGTCACTGACGACTACATCGTCTGCCTGGAAGACGGCAAGAAGCTCAAGATGCTCAAGCGCTACCTGCGCTCGCAGTATGATATGAGCCCGGACGATTATCGCCGCAAATGGGGTCTGCCGGCCGATTATCCGATGGTCGCGCCGAACTACTCCAAGCGCCGGTCCGAATTCGCCAAGGAAATCGGTCTGGGCCGCGGCGGCCGCAAGAAGTAA
- a CDS encoding RibD family protein, producing MNAPVRVTLKLATSLDARIALSSGQSKWITGPQAREAVHQLRADHDVVLTGVGTILADNPQMTARPGGTLAARQPLRAVLDTHLRTPPDCALLTQGSAVIFHGEAAPAAAIRELEAAGARCIQRSMVQSGVDIAYVLEWFVAESSSSVFIEAGGRVAASAIQAGIVERIEWFRAPVLLGGDGLPAIAALGLETLDGAPMFRRTHLRECGADTWETWERD from the coding sequence ATGAACGCGCCCGTGCGCGTCACGCTGAAGCTCGCCACCAGCTTGGACGCCCGGATCGCTCTGTCCAGCGGCCAATCCAAATGGATCACCGGGCCTCAGGCGCGCGAGGCCGTGCATCAGCTGCGCGCGGACCACGACGTAGTGTTGACCGGGGTAGGGACAATTCTCGCCGACAATCCGCAGATGACCGCCCGGCCCGGCGGCACGCTTGCGGCGCGTCAGCCGTTGCGCGCGGTGCTCGACACACATCTGCGCACGCCGCCGGACTGCGCTTTGCTGACGCAGGGATCGGCTGTCATTTTCCATGGCGAGGCCGCGCCGGCGGCGGCGATCAGGGAGCTGGAAGCGGCTGGCGCACGCTGTATCCAGCGGAGCATGGTCCAGTCCGGAGTTGATATTGCCTATGTTCTGGAATGGTTTGTGGCAGAAAGCTCGTCCAGTGTGTTCATTGAGGCGGGCGGCCGTGTGGCTGCGTCCGCGATCCAGGCCGGGATCGTGGAGCGTATCGAATGGTTCCGCGCGCCGGTGCTTCTGGGTGGCGACGGACTGCCAGCGATAGCGGCGCTCGGCCTTGAGACGCTGGACGGCGCCCCCATGTTCCGCCGCACACATCTGCGCGAATGCGGCGCGGATACATGGGAAACGTGGGAGCGCGATTGA